The proteins below are encoded in one region of Nocardioides marmorisolisilvae:
- the pknB gene encoding Stk1 family PASTA domain-containing Ser/Thr kinase produces MANANDPLIGRVLDGRYRVGARIARGGMAVVHEATDLRLDRTVAVKVMHAGLADDGEFVARFEREARSAARLAHHNVVAVFDQGDDEGTLFLVMEYVPGITLRDLIRKDAPMPPARALALLDPVLRALSAAHHAGMIHRDVKPENVLLPDDGGPDGVKVADFGLARAINAETQHTATGGVLIGTVSYLAPELVTSGRADARADVYAAGVLLYEMLTGAKPHQADSPIQVAYKHVHEDIPPPSAAVPGIPTYVDALVARATARDPSQRPADAGVMLHQLRRVRQALDHGVTDDPELTADLAPLRHGPDATDEIPLPDVEATSHLPSRIIDPSTPGGADDMFKVADAFGPSATGAPATVAVRPPADPVPVTGRVVAHPGPPYRPRRRRRGPLLLAVLLVLVLLVGLGTWYFGIARYTVTPGVIDLSQSAASAKLQKAGLRMTVSGREYSETVARGAVTSTSPDAGERILKHGTVSVVISRGPERHKVPRVRGMTLDRAQAAIQDSKLAFGRALMQYNEKVPQGQVIRSDPAAGTELRRDTAVDVVVSKGPKPITIPDFTGRSATKAKNRLSDLGFKVSDTSQFSDSVPAGKVVSQSPASGTGHRGDAIELVVSKGPELVTVPSLQGKSYDDAAATLESLGLQPRRRESPFYIGLNRVAHVSPSPGARVRKGSVVTLDLV; encoded by the coding sequence GTGGCAAACGCGAACGACCCGTTGATCGGGCGCGTCCTCGACGGCAGGTACCGCGTCGGTGCACGCATCGCCCGTGGCGGCATGGCCGTCGTGCACGAGGCTACGGACCTCCGCCTGGACCGCACGGTGGCCGTCAAGGTGATGCACGCCGGGCTGGCCGACGACGGCGAGTTCGTGGCCCGCTTCGAGCGGGAGGCGCGCTCAGCGGCCCGGCTGGCACACCACAACGTGGTCGCCGTCTTCGACCAGGGGGACGACGAGGGCACCCTCTTCCTGGTGATGGAGTACGTCCCCGGGATCACCCTGCGCGACCTGATCCGCAAGGACGCACCGATGCCTCCGGCGCGGGCCCTCGCGCTGCTCGACCCGGTGCTGCGGGCCCTCAGCGCGGCCCACCATGCGGGGATGATCCACCGCGACGTCAAGCCGGAGAACGTGCTGCTGCCGGACGACGGCGGCCCCGACGGCGTCAAGGTCGCCGACTTCGGGCTGGCCCGCGCGATCAACGCCGAGACCCAGCACACCGCGACCGGTGGCGTGCTCATCGGCACCGTCTCCTACCTCGCACCCGAGCTGGTCACCTCCGGGCGCGCCGACGCACGCGCGGACGTGTACGCCGCCGGCGTACTCCTCTACGAGATGCTGACCGGCGCCAAGCCCCACCAGGCCGACAGCCCCATCCAGGTCGCCTACAAGCACGTGCACGAGGACATCCCGCCACCGTCGGCCGCCGTACCCGGCATCCCGACGTACGTCGACGCCCTGGTCGCTCGGGCGACCGCGCGGGACCCCTCCCAGCGCCCGGCCGACGCCGGGGTGATGCTGCACCAGCTCCGCCGGGTGCGACAGGCCCTCGACCACGGCGTCACCGACGACCCCGAGCTGACCGCCGACCTCGCGCCACTGCGGCACGGCCCCGACGCGACCGACGAGATCCCGCTCCCCGACGTGGAGGCGACCTCGCACCTGCCGTCGCGGATCATCGACCCCTCGACGCCGGGCGGCGCGGACGACATGTTCAAGGTGGCAGACGCGTTCGGGCCGTCGGCCACCGGAGCACCCGCCACGGTCGCAGTACGACCGCCCGCAGATCCGGTGCCGGTCACCGGCCGGGTGGTGGCCCACCCCGGCCCGCCGTACCGACCGCGTCGGCGACGCCGCGGGCCGCTGCTGCTCGCCGTCCTCCTGGTGCTGGTACTGCTGGTGGGCCTGGGCACCTGGTATTTCGGGATCGCGCGCTACACGGTCACCCCGGGGGTCATCGACCTCTCCCAGAGCGCGGCGTCGGCCAAGCTGCAGAAGGCCGGGCTGCGGATGACGGTCTCCGGCCGGGAGTACTCCGAGACCGTCGCCAGGGGCGCGGTGACCAGCACCAGCCCTGATGCCGGCGAGCGGATCCTCAAGCATGGGACGGTCAGCGTGGTCATCTCCCGTGGGCCCGAGCGACACAAGGTGCCCCGGGTGCGCGGGATGACGCTCGACCGGGCCCAGGCCGCCATCCAGGACTCGAAGCTCGCCTTCGGGCGCGCGCTGATGCAGTACAACGAGAAGGTGCCACAGGGACAGGTGATCCGGTCCGATCCGGCCGCCGGAACCGAGTTGCGCCGCGACACCGCCGTCGACGTGGTGGTCAGCAAGGGACCCAAGCCGATCACGATCCCCGACTTCACCGGCCGCTCCGCCACCAAGGCGAAGAACCGGCTCAGCGATCTCGGCTTCAAGGTCAGCGACACCTCCCAGTTCTCCGACAGCGTCCCCGCCGGCAAGGTGGTCAGCCAGTCACCGGCCAGCGGCACCGGGCACCGCGGCGACGCGATCGAGCTGGTCGTCTCCAAGGGTCCGGAGCTGGTCACCGTGCCGAGCCTGCAGGGCAAGTCGTACGACGATGCGGCGGCCACCCTGGAGTCGCTCGGGCTCCAGCCTCGGCGCCGCGAGTCGCCGTTCTACATCGGGCTGAACCGGGTGGCGCACGTGTCGCCCTCTCCGGGGGCGAGGGTGCGCAAGGGGTCCGTCGTCACCCTCGATCTGGTCTGA
- a CDS encoding Rv2175c family DNA-binding protein, translated as MANDTDNETSQHTHDLATLIAEWLDWSAAGRLLGVSSSRVRQLVREHQLAAVVPVPGEGPKLPAELIDAGAIVKGVPGVLTVLHDGGYDDTEALTWLFTPDDTLPGRPIDALRENRGAEVKRRAQAMAF; from the coding sequence GTGGCGAACGACACCGACAACGAGACCTCGCAACACACCCACGACCTGGCCACGCTGATCGCGGAGTGGCTGGACTGGAGCGCCGCCGGCCGACTGCTCGGCGTGAGCTCCAGCAGGGTGCGCCAGCTGGTCCGCGAGCACCAGCTGGCTGCCGTCGTACCGGTGCCCGGTGAGGGTCCGAAGCTGCCTGCCGAGCTGATCGACGCGGGTGCCATCGTCAAGGGCGTCCCCGGGGTCCTCACCGTGCTGCACGACGGCGGGTACGACGACACCGAGGCACTCACCTGGCTGTTCACCCCGGACGACACGCTCCCCGGGCGGCCGATCGACGCGCTGCGGGAGAATCGTGGTGCGGAGGTCAAGCGCCGGGCCCAGGCCATGGCCTTCTGA
- a CDS encoding guanyl-specific ribonuclease — translation MGRNESGSLPPLRIAQLVVVVLTVIAVVVIGLVQHEHGSSAGHDGSVGHTVAMSDLPPEAQHTLVLIRSGGPYPYAQDDTIFHNAEGLLPSEPTGYYREYTVVTPGSPDRGARRIIAGQHHELYYTDDHYRSFRQIEGAP, via the coding sequence GTGGGACGCAACGAGTCGGGATCGCTGCCGCCGCTGAGGATCGCCCAGCTGGTCGTCGTGGTGCTGACCGTGATCGCGGTCGTCGTCATCGGGCTGGTCCAGCACGAACACGGCAGCTCCGCGGGCCATGACGGGTCCGTCGGACACACCGTCGCGATGTCCGACCTGCCTCCGGAGGCGCAGCACACGCTCGTGCTGATCCGATCCGGTGGGCCCTACCCCTACGCGCAGGACGACACGATCTTCCACAACGCCGAGGGGCTGCTGCCGTCGGAGCCGACGGGCTACTACCGGGAGTACACCGTGGTGACGCCGGGGTCGCCGGACCGGGGGGCCCGGAGGATCATCGCGGGGCAGCACCACGAGCTCTACTACACCGACGACCACTACCGGTCGTTCCGACAGATCGAGGGAGCGCCGTGA
- a CDS encoding barstar family protein, producing the protein MSGLAGLLAGRHAAGVYRWHAGFDVADVRHTVEHAGWGFACVDGWTHQDKAGFLTEVGKALAFPEWYGENFDALVDCLRDVSGPEGAGTVLLWDGWGPFAREDRHAFDVAVDVLAGRAVEQPAFVTLLRGDGPELDVASLDG; encoded by the coding sequence GTGAGCGGCCTGGCCGGGCTCCTCGCCGGACGCCACGCCGCCGGTGTCTATCGCTGGCACGCCGGATTCGACGTCGCCGACGTGCGGCACACGGTCGAGCATGCCGGCTGGGGCTTCGCCTGCGTGGATGGGTGGACCCACCAGGACAAGGCGGGCTTCTTGACGGAAGTGGGCAAGGCTCTCGCCTTCCCGGAGTGGTACGGCGAGAACTTCGACGCGCTGGTCGACTGCCTGCGCGACGTCTCGGGGCCTGAGGGCGCCGGCACCGTGCTGCTATGGGACGGCTGGGGGCCGTTCGCGCGTGAGGACCGGCACGCCTTCGACGTCGCCGTCGACGTGCTGGCCGGCCGGGCCGTCGAGCAGCCCGCGTTCGTCACGCTGCTGCGCGGCGACGGGCCCGAGCTGGACGTGGCCTCGTTGGACGGCTGA
- a CDS encoding polyprenyl synthetase family protein: MTRTDNRWDGGWDPSAFREGIEATCQEFVDHQAGWLDALGPDAARLVEHARTSVSGGKRFRAAFCWWGHLAVAPAGDEKALLRACGSLELLHASALVHDDYMDLSDVRRGRPATHRAFATLHAEQRWSGSSEQYGASAAILLGDLLLAWADEMLRTCGLPATRVLDALAFFDLTRTEVVTGQFLDVSAQARGASDVDLAMTVLRYKSAKYSIERPLHIGAALAGADEEVQRQLTRFGLPLGEAFQLRDDLLGVFGDPAVTGKPAGDDLREGKRTVLVALALDALPPDAARELNDALGTPLDLDAVQRLRALIEESGAREQVEKVISELTDRSLEALDAAHIDDGARTVLRSLADAATQRAV, translated from the coding sequence GTGACCCGGACCGACAACAGGTGGGATGGCGGCTGGGACCCGTCGGCGTTCCGCGAGGGCATCGAGGCCACCTGCCAGGAGTTCGTGGACCACCAGGCCGGCTGGCTCGACGCCCTCGGACCCGACGCGGCCCGCCTCGTCGAGCACGCCCGCACCAGTGTCTCCGGCGGCAAGCGGTTCCGCGCCGCGTTCTGCTGGTGGGGACACCTCGCTGTGGCGCCGGCCGGGGACGAGAAGGCTCTGCTGCGCGCCTGTGGGTCGCTGGAGCTGCTGCACGCCAGCGCCCTGGTGCACGACGACTACATGGACCTCTCCGACGTACGCCGCGGCCGGCCGGCGACCCATCGGGCCTTCGCCACGTTGCACGCCGAACAGCGCTGGTCTGGCTCGTCGGAGCAGTACGGCGCCTCCGCGGCGATCCTGCTCGGCGACCTGCTGCTGGCCTGGGCCGACGAGATGCTGCGCACCTGCGGCCTGCCGGCGACCCGGGTCCTCGACGCGCTCGCCTTCTTCGACCTGACCCGCACCGAGGTGGTGACCGGCCAGTTCCTCGACGTCTCCGCCCAGGCCCGTGGCGCCAGCGACGTCGACCTGGCGATGACCGTGTTGCGCTACAAGTCGGCCAAGTACTCCATCGAGCGCCCGTTGCACATCGGCGCGGCCCTCGCCGGCGCCGATGAGGAGGTGCAGCGGCAGCTCACCCGCTTCGGCCTGCCGCTCGGCGAGGCGTTCCAGCTGCGCGACGACCTGCTCGGCGTCTTCGGTGACCCGGCCGTGACCGGCAAGCCGGCCGGCGACGACCTGCGGGAGGGCAAGCGCACCGTCTTGGTCGCACTGGCACTCGACGCCCTCCCCCCGGACGCCGCCCGCGAGCTGAACGACGCGCTGGGCACCCCGCTCGACCTCGATGCGGTGCAGCGGCTGCGTGCGCTGATCGAGGAGTCGGGAGCCCGCGAGCAGGTGGAGAAGGTGATCAGCGAGCTGACCGACCGCTCACTCGAGGCCCTCGACGCCGCCCACATCGACGATGGGGCGCGCACGGTGCTGCGCAGCCTGGCCGACGCGGCGACGCAGCGCGCGGTCTGA
- the metF gene encoding methylenetetrahydrofolate reductase [NAD(P)H]: protein MLPGDPGPGSSAGPSPRESIGEQLARGWRSFSFEFFPPKDAEGEEVLWRSIRELESLRPTFVSVTYGAGGTTRDRTIAITRRIATETTMLPMAHLTCVGHTTQEIRTILATLREAGVRNVLALRGDPPAGPRTAWVPTPGGVDHACDLVALVREATGFSIGVAAFPEGHIDAPSLDHDVQVMKAKQDAGAEFAVTEMVLRASDYFSLVERCRAAGVEIPIVPGIMPILNLRSMTRMVELSGRQMPAQVLDRIMPLEGEPEKLRAEGIRISAELCDELLAGDAPGLHFYTLNRSKATREIFAALGASA, encoded by the coding sequence ATGCTTCCAGGTGACCCCGGCCCCGGGTCCTCGGCCGGGCCATCGCCACGCGAGTCGATCGGTGAGCAGCTGGCCCGGGGCTGGCGGTCGTTCTCCTTCGAGTTCTTCCCGCCGAAGGACGCGGAGGGCGAGGAGGTCCTGTGGCGGTCCATCCGTGAGCTCGAGTCGCTGCGCCCGACGTTCGTCTCGGTGACGTACGGCGCGGGCGGCACGACGCGGGACCGCACCATCGCGATCACCCGCCGGATCGCCACCGAGACCACGATGCTGCCGATGGCGCACCTGACCTGCGTGGGGCACACCACCCAGGAGATCCGCACCATCCTCGCGACGCTGCGCGAGGCGGGGGTGCGCAACGTGCTCGCGCTGCGCGGCGACCCGCCGGCGGGCCCGCGCACTGCCTGGGTGCCCACGCCCGGCGGGGTGGACCATGCCTGCGACCTGGTGGCACTGGTCCGTGAGGCGACCGGCTTCAGCATCGGTGTCGCAGCCTTCCCCGAGGGCCACATCGATGCGCCGTCGCTGGACCACGACGTCCAGGTGATGAAGGCCAAGCAGGACGCCGGCGCGGAGTTCGCCGTCACCGAGATGGTGCTGCGCGCATCGGACTACTTCAGCCTGGTCGAGCGCTGCCGCGCGGCCGGCGTCGAGATCCCGATCGTGCCCGGCATCATGCCGATCCTGAACCTGCGCTCGATGACCAGGATGGTCGAGCTGTCCGGACGGCAGATGCCCGCACAGGTGCTCGACCGGATCATGCCGCTCGAGGGCGAGCCCGAGAAGCTGCGCGCCGAGGGAATCCGGATCTCGGCCGAGCTCTGTGACGAGCTACTCGCCGGCGACGCTCCCGGCCTGCACTTCTACACCCTGAACCGGTCCAAGGCCACTCGCGAGATCTTCGCCGCCCTCGGGGCCAGCGCGTAA
- a CDS encoding MFS transporter, translated as MGLQTYADLGRNAVVRRILGLGLLIRIPMWAAGVVVTLHVVTHLGRSYAEAGLVDAVLALAIAISGPWRGRLLDRIGLRATVAPSLAATAVCWCLAPWVGYWPLIVLVGVAGLFTVPTFSIVRQVLIGAVPDRQRTAVLSVDSVFVEFSFMIGPVLGVLAATYLGTPVALLVCQLAAVVGGLALWIDNPSLGGDTAGRVADTGAGTGDRHRLRDLISPAVLVILLTCATATVVLTGADLGTVAALRHMGHTTSIGWVLALWGAGSAVGGIVYGALRRHPPSAVLLVGLGASTALVALADDRLTFTVLLFVSGLFCAPTITATVDDLSRAVPARVRGEAMGWHGSALTLGGAAGAPLVGSAIDSGGWQSAFEVAGLLGLAIAAAGLVWRLARGRRALLRAGPEGGEDLASGLGPVQGVEVQAGSVAGE; from the coding sequence TGCACGTGGTGACCCATCTCGGTCGCTCGTACGCCGAGGCGGGCCTGGTCGACGCCGTGCTGGCGCTGGCCATCGCGATCAGCGGCCCGTGGCGCGGCCGGCTGCTGGACCGGATCGGGCTGCGAGCGACCGTCGCGCCCTCCCTCGCGGCGACCGCGGTCTGCTGGTGCCTGGCCCCCTGGGTGGGCTACTGGCCGCTGATCGTGCTGGTCGGCGTGGCCGGGCTCTTCACGGTGCCCACCTTCTCGATCGTCCGCCAGGTCCTGATCGGCGCGGTCCCCGACCGCCAGCGCACCGCGGTGCTGTCGGTGGACTCGGTGTTCGTCGAGTTCTCGTTCATGATCGGGCCGGTGCTCGGGGTCCTGGCGGCGACCTACCTCGGCACCCCGGTGGCGCTGCTGGTCTGTCAGCTCGCGGCGGTCGTGGGCGGGCTGGCGCTCTGGATCGACAACCCCTCGCTCGGCGGCGACACGGCCGGCCGTGTCGCGGACACCGGTGCCGGGACCGGCGACCGCCACCGGCTCCGTGACCTGATCAGCCCCGCCGTGCTGGTGATCCTGCTGACCTGCGCTACCGCGACGGTGGTGCTGACCGGCGCGGACCTCGGCACCGTCGCCGCGCTGCGGCACATGGGGCACACCACGTCGATCGGGTGGGTGCTGGCGCTCTGGGGCGCCGGCAGCGCGGTCGGAGGCATCGTGTACGGCGCCCTGCGCAGGCATCCGCCCTCGGCCGTCCTCCTGGTCGGGCTCGGGGCCAGCACGGCACTGGTCGCGCTCGCCGACGACCGGCTGACGTTCACCGTGCTGCTGTTCGTGTCCGGCCTGTTCTGCGCCCCCACCATCACCGCGACCGTCGACGACCTCTCCCGGGCCGTCCCGGCCCGGGTCCGGGGCGAGGCGATGGGGTGGCACGGCTCCGCACTCACCCTGGGTGGCGCGGCCGGGGCACCGCTGGTCGGCAGCGCCATCGACAGCGGTGGGTGGCAGTCCGCCTTCGAGGTCGCCGGGCTGCTCGGGCTCGCCATCGCAGCCGCCGGTCTGGTCTGGAGACTGGCCCGCGGCAGGAGGGCCCTGTTACGCGCTGGCCCCGAGGGCGGCGAAGATCTCGCGAGTGGCCTTGGACCGGTTCAGGGTGTAGAAGTGCAGGCCGGGAGCGTCGCCGGCGAGTAG